In a genomic window of Dissulfuribacter thermophilus:
- the rpsR gene encoding 30S ribosomal protein S18 — MPERQRELGGEKMADAAPQNKTRRIYVRRKICRFCADKELKIDYKDDATLKQFITERGKILPRRITGTCAKHQRRLTTAIKQARIMALLPFTSGHALGD, encoded by the coding sequence ATCCCAGAGCGACAGAGAGAATTAGGAGGAGAGAAGATGGCTGACGCAGCACCCCAAAACAAGACCAGAAGGATCTACGTAAGAAGGAAGATTTGCCGCTTTTGTGCAGATAAGGAACTCAAAATAGATTATAAAGATGATGCTACACTTAAGCAGTTCATTACAGAGAGAGGGAAGATCCTCCCCAGGAGGATCACCGGCACATGTGCAAAGCACCAGAGAAGGCTGACAACTGCCATAAAACAGGCAAGAATAATGGCCCTATTGCCCTTTACATCTGGCCACGCTCTTGGAGATTGA
- a CDS encoding DUF4390 domain-containing protein — MHRIKKYLIFFIFFFWTQNLWGEDLAPIIKDFSISDRDGTLVASIMLKNGITSEVEKALNSGIPIRFSYIFELIRPGFLRNHKIKAVKEVRSMTYDHLKREYRVLIGPGTRKMISVKDMDQAKEFAFNVKDVEIVDFNTIPQGCVYILRVKCVIDKEQEAELPFKRLIGLFWNKSIETKWYEIRFRY; from the coding sequence ATGCACAGGATTAAAAAATATTTAATTTTTTTTATTTTTTTCTTTTGGACTCAGAACCTATGGGGAGAAGACTTAGCCCCAATTATTAAGGACTTTTCCATATCTGACAGAGATGGCACCCTCGTGGCATCCATCATGCTAAAAAATGGCATTACCAGTGAGGTAGAAAAGGCCCTAAATTCTGGAATCCCTATAAGATTTTCCTACATATTCGAACTTATAAGACCAGGCTTCCTCAGAAATCACAAGATAAAGGCAGTAAAAGAAGTACGGTCCATGACATATGATCACCTAAAACGTGAATATAGGGTACTTATAGGACCTGGGACTAGAAAAATGATAAGTGTGAAGGATATGGACCAGGCCAAGGAATTTGCTTTTAATGTGAAGGACGTAGAGATAGTGGACTTTAATACTATACCCCAAGGATGTGTATACATATTGAGAGTTAAGTGCGTAATTGACAAGGAACAAGAGGCAGAATTGCCCTTTAAACGTCTTATAGGTCTTTTCTGGAACAAGTCAATAGAAACTAAATGGTATGAAATCAGGTTTAGATATTAG
- the rplI gene encoding 50S ribosomal protein L9: MEVILKESIESLGNAGDIVKVKPGYARNYLIPKGKAILADKKNVKALERQRNKILEIAAKQKEEFEALRIKLEELTIEIPVRVGEEDKLYGSVTNLDIAKAIEEKGYEVDRKKIILDEPIKSLGTHDVKVKISPEVVATIKVNVVPVQ, encoded by the coding sequence ATGGAAGTTATTCTAAAAGAGAGTATTGAGTCTTTGGGCAATGCTGGCGACATTGTTAAGGTAAAACCTGGGTATGCCAGGAACTATCTCATACCTAAGGGAAAGGCGATTTTAGCAGACAAAAAAAATGTTAAGGCCTTGGAACGCCAGCGCAATAAGATCCTAGAGATCGCAGCCAAGCAAAAGGAAGAGTTCGAGGCTCTTAGGATTAAGCTTGAGGAGTTGACAATCGAGATTCCAGTAAGAGTTGGTGAAGAAGACAAGCTATATGGGTCTGTGACCAATTTAGATATTGCAAAGGCTATTGAAGAAAAGGGCTATGAGGTGGACAGGAAAAAGATTATTCTTGACGAGCCCATTAAGAGCCTTGGTACCCATGACGTTAAAGTCAAGATTAGCCCAGAAGTTGTGGCAACAATAAAGGTAAACGTAGTACCAGTACAGTAG
- a CDS encoding DUF2232 domain-containing protein, with protein sequence MCKAPEKADNCHKTGKNNGPIALYIWPRSWRLNRRFEVNPLTNRLTLPHASFWAWGLGLICILLVAVFPGPGMSVAFIGPGLISVLSNRLPKWQIMALFWSMNLLALSLGTVFEGTDSALLGFEIALMSYLLTISIQKELDIPRVLILNIIVVSLFYMLFLGMLVNSVNTWDEVLVPFQQGIEKGLLPYKLSEQEIKEITDTLIKFVPSVIAFSILIITYSNIIIANWFTKRFLRQSPVFTPTFELFRLPDWFIWVGIFAGAGALFLKGMINIVCQNILFVVLGLYCIQGAGMVKFYLQARRVHKAIQVGIFILISCFWYGLLGLTVLGVTDVWTNLRKIPIENNQGGS encoded by the coding sequence ATGTGCAAAGCACCAGAGAAGGCTGACAACTGCCATAAAACAGGCAAGAATAATGGCCCTATTGCCCTTTACATCTGGCCACGCTCTTGGAGATTGAATCGAAGATTTGAGGTAAATCCCTTGACAAATAGGCTGACACTCCCCCATGCCAGTTTCTGGGCATGGGGGTTGGGTCTTATATGCATACTGCTGGTAGCAGTGTTTCCTGGTCCAGGGATGTCTGTTGCTTTTATTGGGCCGGGCTTAATCTCCGTTTTGTCGAATCGATTGCCCAAGTGGCAAATAATGGCGCTATTTTGGTCGATGAATCTTTTGGCTTTATCCCTGGGCACTGTCTTTGAGGGTACAGATAGTGCACTTTTGGGGTTTGAAATTGCGCTCATGAGTTATCTTTTGACTATCTCAATACAAAAAGAGCTCGATATACCAAGGGTACTCATACTGAACATAATAGTGGTCTCCCTGTTTTACATGCTTTTTTTGGGGATGCTTGTAAACAGTGTGAACACGTGGGATGAGGTACTTGTGCCTTTTCAACAGGGTATTGAGAAGGGGCTTTTGCCCTATAAGCTCAGTGAACAGGAGATAAAAGAAATAACAGATACTTTAATCAAGTTTGTCCCGTCTGTTATAGCATTTTCCATCCTTATCATAACGTATTCAAATATCATAATAGCTAACTGGTTTACAAAACGTTTTTTGAGGCAATCCCCAGTATTTACCCCGACATTCGAACTGTTCAGGCTCCCAGATTGGTTTATATGGGTGGGAATATTTGCTGGAGCTGGTGCCTTATTCCTAAAAGGAATGATCAATATCGTCTGCCAGAATATTCTATTCGTGGTCTTAGGGCTCTATTGTATTCAGGGAGCTGGGATGGTCAAATTTTATTTGCAGGCCCGTAGGGTCCACAAGGCAATTCAGGTAGGCATCTTTATATTGATATCTTGCTTTTGGTATGGTCTACTTGGACTCACTGTCCTTGGAGTTACGGATGTCTGGACAAATCTTAGAAAGATACCCATTGAGAATAATCAAGGAGGTTCATGA
- the rpsF gene encoding 30S ribosomal protein S6, producing the protein MENRYYETFYLVHPEKSDEERQDLSEKLQKIITDHGGKVFKVDPWPLRKLAYKVQKQTKGYYVLMEYEAPGDTIQELTRNLRIDERVMKFITVKKEKGWTPEESQSDREN; encoded by the coding sequence ATGGAAAACCGCTATTATGAGACTTTTTACCTCGTTCATCCTGAAAAGAGTGACGAGGAAAGGCAAGACCTGTCGGAAAAACTTCAAAAGATTATCACCGACCACGGTGGTAAGGTTTTCAAGGTAGATCCCTGGCCCCTTAGAAAACTCGCCTACAAGGTGCAAAAACAGACTAAGGGTTATTATGTATTAATGGAATATGAGGCACCAGGGGATACTATTCAGGAGCTCACCAGGAATTTGAGGATTGATGAACGCGTGATGAAGTTTATCACCGTCAAAAAGGAGAAGGGCTGGACCCCTGAAGAATCCCAGAGCGACAGAGAGAATTAG
- a CDS encoding MltA domain-containing protein, whose product MSLPTNKLRPLLDKKAIFIVALALIGIFLVFGIYWFRSPKGELKPIDPVNFKGTVIDPNDAKLLKKALERNINYLTKIKETNASVLKREGYAWNTQDLIEAVDSLIDHISSAEKHHDLYDLIKGRFKVIAVKRPVLVTGYYLPEFRASRAPNEQYNTPILGVPKDLITIRLRDFFPHSQNLNHLVLRGRVEGNLVVPYYPRKEIELKDDLPVIAYLEDPIKLLILHIQGSGILKFNDGSSSYVHYAADNGHPYKSIGKILINRGILKKEEADWNGIEKWYWSNPKKAERIIHENPRYIFFREEQGIKDAIGATHVPLTAYHSIAVDPTKLPLGGLFILDVNLPDLGRLLTIVVAQDKGAAIKGTHHIDLFLGKGDEAGRIAGKLKSNGKLYCLIPVNP is encoded by the coding sequence ATGAGCCTACCCACTAACAAATTGAGACCGTTACTCGATAAAAAGGCCATTTTTATTGTGGCCCTGGCCCTTATAGGAATATTTCTAGTCTTCGGCATCTATTGGTTTAGGTCTCCCAAAGGGGAGCTTAAACCAATAGATCCAGTTAATTTCAAAGGAACTGTAATTGATCCTAACGACGCAAAATTATTAAAAAAAGCTTTAGAACGAAACATAAATTATCTTACCAAAATTAAAGAGACCAATGCCTCTGTCCTAAAAAGAGAGGGCTATGCCTGGAATACCCAAGATCTCATAGAGGCGGTTGATTCCTTGATAGACCACATAAGTTCAGCTGAAAAACACCACGATCTTTATGATCTAATCAAGGGAAGATTCAAGGTAATAGCAGTAAAAAGGCCTGTACTTGTGACTGGTTATTACCTTCCAGAATTCAGGGCATCTAGGGCCCCAAATGAGCAATATAATACCCCTATCTTGGGGGTACCCAAGGACCTTATAACAATCAGATTGAGGGATTTTTTCCCACACAGTCAAAACCTCAACCACTTGGTATTGAGAGGAAGAGTCGAGGGCAACCTCGTGGTTCCTTATTACCCTAGAAAAGAAATCGAATTAAAGGATGATCTTCCTGTAATTGCCTATCTCGAAGACCCTATAAAGCTTTTGATCCTACATATTCAGGGCTCTGGCATATTAAAATTTAATGACGGTTCTAGCAGCTATGTACACTATGCAGCTGACAATGGTCACCCATACAAGAGTATCGGAAAAATTTTGATAAACAGGGGCATACTAAAAAAAGAAGAGGCAGATTGGAATGGGATTGAAAAATGGTATTGGTCAAACCCCAAGAAAGCTGAACGGATCATCCATGAAAATCCCCGATACATCTTTTTTAGGGAAGAACAGGGCATAAAAGATGCTATTGGAGCGACTCATGTCCCCCTCACCGCCTATCACTCTATAGCGGTTGATCCGACAAAACTCCCTCTAGGTGGGCTATTTATACTCGATGTCAATCTCCCAGACCTAGGCAGACTCTTAACCATCGTTGTGGCCCAAGACAAAGGTGCTGCGATCAAGGGTACGCATCACATTGACCTCTTTTTGGGAAAAGGTGATGAGGCGGGGAGGATCGCAGGTAAACTCAAAAGCAATGGAAAACTTTATTGCCTTATTCCAGTTAATCCATAA
- the mdh gene encoding malate dehydrogenase, with protein MHGKLTIVGAGAVGTSAAHWALAKSVAKEVVLIDVVDGLPQGKALDCAQSSPIEGYSGHIKGTNDYEDTKNSDCVIITAGLARKPGMTREDLLEKNVQIVKTVTQNIVEHSPEAILIVVTNPIDAMVYTAFKVSGFPKQRVVGMAGVLDSARYRYFIAQELGVSPNDVSALVMGIHGDNMLPLTRLASVGGVPVEALIPKDKLNEIVKRTQNGGGEIVGLLKSGSAFTTPGLAAIEMAEAILKDQKRVLPCAAYLEGEFGIDGVFLGVPVVLGRNGVERILEFPLTPEEKDALNLSVEAVKRQVESIHGI; from the coding sequence ATGCATGGCAAACTTACAATAGTGGGTGCAGGGGCTGTAGGCACCAGTGCTGCACACTGGGCATTGGCCAAAAGCGTTGCAAAAGAAGTAGTTCTCATCGATGTTGTAGACGGACTTCCTCAAGGGAAGGCCCTGGACTGTGCTCAATCGTCTCCCATTGAAGGATATTCAGGGCATATCAAAGGCACCAATGACTACGAGGATACAAAAAATTCAGACTGTGTCATCATCACTGCAGGGCTAGCGAGAAAACCAGGAATGACAAGGGAGGATCTCCTAGAGAAAAACGTCCAAATCGTAAAAACAGTTACTCAAAACATAGTTGAGCACAGCCCCGAGGCCATACTAATCGTTGTCACCAATCCTATTGATGCCATGGTCTACACCGCCTTTAAGGTCTCTGGTTTTCCAAAACAGCGTGTGGTTGGAATGGCGGGTGTACTTGATTCTGCAAGATACCGTTATTTTATTGCCCAAGAACTAGGGGTTTCACCAAATGATGTAAGCGCACTTGTCATGGGCATTCATGGGGACAATATGCTTCCTTTAACCAGGCTTGCAAGCGTTGGAGGAGTCCCAGTCGAGGCACTCATCCCCAAAGATAAGTTAAACGAAATTGTCAAGCGGACACAAAACGGAGGAGGAGAGATCGTTGGCCTTCTCAAATCAGGCAGTGCCTTCACCACTCCTGGACTTGCAGCTATTGAGATGGCTGAAGCCATACTCAAGGATCAAAAAAGGGTTCTTCCCTGCGCTGCCTACCTCGAAGGAGAATTTGGTATAGATGGAGTCTTCCTTGGAGTACCAGTAGTGCTTGGACGAAACGGAGTGGAAAGAATACTTGAGTTTCCATTAACTCCTGAGGAAAAAGACGCTCTAAACCTTTCGGTTGAGGCAGTAAAGAGACAAGTGGAAAGCATTCATGGAATTTAG
- a CDS encoding GspE/PulE family protein, translating into MPILHPYKDPAYIFNLLCEAGLIEEHEAKRLLSLTHIPLSKGLDLVQWLKGLKIPIKGSEKEVLEESHILELISKDRGWRFVRLDPIKLDMEVVTKSLPAHFCKRRLIVPIARSQGVIEVAAYDPLQKDLLFDISKACQEKATFVVAPMEDIKRVIDEFFEFRTSIKRAEDLLGTPKVIDFANLEQFVKIAGTHDVSKEKHINAAVDHLLKYALEERASDIHMEPKRDYARIRLRIDGVLHTVHKIPKVVHEAIATRIKALSRLDVAEKRRPQDGRMKISWQDSEAEIRISTVPVAFGEKLVLRIQTPEILFSDLEDLGMGERDLREYKKFLIKKHGIILVTGPTGSGKSTTLYSTLRYLNDPGLNIVTIEDPIEMICEDFNQIAVQPAIGITFSSILRNILRQDPDIVMIGEIRDNETARYAIQAALTGHLVLSTLHTNDSIGAITRLQDLGIEPYLIASTLIGVVAQRLVRKICPFCRTKVRVEGRSLSILGLTPKEDNIFLWKGKGCSKCRHTGYLGRIGIYEVFDVSPKISELIHKGAGESSIRQEAERGGMTPLSFDAAQKVLSGITTIDEALSSHVKLGKVDYKF; encoded by the coding sequence ATGCCAATCTTACACCCTTATAAGGATCCAGCTTATATATTCAACCTCCTCTGTGAGGCAGGACTAATAGAAGAGCATGAAGCTAAAAGGCTTCTAAGCTTGACACATATCCCTCTTTCCAAGGGCCTGGATCTCGTTCAATGGCTAAAAGGGTTGAAAATACCCATAAAAGGATCAGAAAAGGAAGTACTTGAAGAATCTCACATACTGGAACTCATCTCAAAAGATAGAGGGTGGCGTTTCGTAAGGCTTGATCCCATAAAGCTGGATATGGAGGTGGTAACCAAGAGCCTTCCCGCCCACTTTTGCAAAAGACGGCTCATTGTCCCAATAGCCAGGTCCCAAGGGGTAATCGAAGTGGCTGCGTACGATCCCCTTCAAAAGGACCTTCTCTTTGACATATCAAAGGCATGCCAAGAAAAGGCCACTTTTGTCGTGGCTCCCATGGAAGACATAAAGAGGGTCATAGATGAATTTTTTGAATTTAGGACCTCTATAAAAAGGGCTGAGGATCTATTAGGCACCCCAAAAGTGATTGATTTTGCCAATCTCGAGCAATTCGTAAAAATTGCCGGCACACATGATGTTTCCAAAGAAAAACACATCAATGCCGCTGTAGATCATCTTTTAAAATATGCCCTTGAGGAAAGGGCAAGTGATATCCACATGGAACCCAAAAGGGACTATGCAAGGATAAGACTGAGGATTGATGGGGTGCTCCACACTGTTCACAAGATCCCCAAGGTGGTCCATGAGGCAATAGCCACAAGAATTAAGGCATTGAGCCGTCTCGATGTAGCGGAAAAAAGGCGTCCGCAGGATGGCAGGATGAAGATCTCTTGGCAAGACTCAGAGGCAGAGATAAGGATCTCAACAGTACCTGTAGCCTTTGGAGAAAAGCTCGTACTAAGAATTCAGACCCCAGAAATTCTCTTCAGTGACCTTGAAGACCTTGGGATGGGTGAAAGGGACCTTAGGGAATACAAAAAATTTCTCATCAAAAAACACGGGATCATCTTGGTCACAGGCCCTACCGGTAGCGGAAAATCTACCACTCTTTATTCGACGTTGAGGTATTTGAACGACCCTGGGCTAAACATTGTCACAATTGAAGACCCAATCGAAATGATCTGTGAGGACTTTAATCAAATTGCGGTTCAGCCCGCAATTGGCATTACTTTTTCCTCGATCCTCAGAAATATCCTGAGACAAGATCCAGACATTGTCATGATTGGTGAAATCCGAGACAACGAAACCGCACGTTATGCCATTCAAGCTGCCCTCACAGGCCACTTAGTGCTTTCGACCCTTCATACCAATGATTCCATTGGCGCCATAACCAGGCTCCAGGATCTTGGCATCGAGCCCTATCTAATTGCCTCAACCCTTATAGGTGTAGTAGCACAAAGGCTCGTCAGAAAGATATGTCCATTTTGTAGGACAAAAGTACGGGTTGAAGGCCGCAGCTTGTCAATACTAGGCCTTACCCCCAAAGAAGACAACATATTCCTTTGGAAAGGCAAGGGCTGCTCTAAGTGCAGACATACAGGTTACCTGGGACGAATCGGCATTTATGAGGTATTTGATGTCAGCCCTAAGATATCAGAACTTATTCATAAAGGAGCAGGAGAATCCAGTATTCGCCAAGAGGCAGAACGAGGTGGAATGACACCACTTTCTTTTGATGCGGCCCAAAAGGTATTATCTGGGATAACTACTATTGATGAAGCCCTGTCTTCACACGTCAAGCTTGGTAAGGTAGATTACAAGTTCTAA
- the dnaB gene encoding replicative DNA helicase yields MATLDLGVKGFSKKEGLLPSTLRVPPQNIEAERNLLGGLLMEDGALLKVVDILEPDYFYKEAHGIIYSAILDLFERNEPHDIVTVHNHLKSKRLLDKVGGAAYLAELTDTLPLGPNIVHYAKIIRDKAVLRRLIEKTSEILNHCFEEAGDVDEILEAAETSIFEVTQTKIRQNFAPLSSVLCSTVEKVERLYNRKELITGVPTGFIELDKMTAGLQPSDLIIIAGRPSMGKTALALNIAQHAALHHGIPVAIFSLEMASEQLVLRMLSSEAKVDAHKLRTGFLPDKDWPRITAAADTLSDAPIFIDETPAITVTDMRAKARRLKMEHGLGLVLVDYLQLMRSRAGAERREQEISEISRSLKAMAKELQVPVVALSQLNRNVEARPNKRPQMSDLRESGAIEQDADLIAFIYRDEVYNKSEDNPNKGIAEIIVAKQRNGPTGTVKLAFVSKYSSFENLSTRPDEF; encoded by the coding sequence GTGGCAACTTTGGATTTGGGAGTTAAGGGATTTTCAAAAAAAGAAGGCCTCCTCCCCAGCACTCTCAGGGTCCCTCCGCAGAACATTGAGGCTGAACGAAACCTCCTAGGGGGACTCCTTATGGAGGATGGGGCCCTCCTTAAGGTGGTGGACATCCTTGAGCCAGATTATTTTTATAAGGAAGCTCATGGAATAATTTATTCCGCCATATTAGATCTCTTTGAGAGAAATGAACCCCATGATATTGTAACAGTCCACAACCATCTCAAGTCCAAACGACTCCTAGATAAAGTAGGTGGGGCAGCATATTTAGCTGAACTTACGGATACCCTTCCACTGGGACCAAATATTGTCCACTATGCAAAGATAATAAGGGACAAGGCGGTACTTAGGCGTCTAATTGAAAAGACCTCAGAGATACTCAATCATTGTTTTGAGGAGGCAGGGGACGTAGATGAGATCCTTGAGGCTGCGGAGACCAGTATATTTGAGGTAACTCAGACGAAAATCCGCCAAAATTTTGCCCCTCTTTCCTCGGTACTATGTTCTACTGTGGAAAAGGTTGAGCGCCTCTACAATCGTAAAGAACTCATTACTGGCGTACCAACTGGTTTTATCGAACTCGATAAGATGACAGCAGGACTTCAACCATCGGATCTGATAATAATTGCTGGGCGTCCTAGTATGGGAAAGACTGCCTTGGCCCTAAATATTGCCCAACACGCAGCACTACATCATGGTATACCCGTAGCTATATTTTCTCTGGAAATGGCCAGTGAACAGTTGGTACTCCGTATGTTGTCTTCAGAGGCCAAGGTGGATGCCCATAAATTGAGGACTGGGTTCTTGCCTGATAAGGATTGGCCAAGGATAACCGCTGCTGCCGACACCCTTTCAGATGCCCCAATTTTTATTGATGAGACCCCTGCCATCACCGTAACCGATATGAGGGCCAAGGCCAGACGTCTAAAGATGGAACATGGTCTTGGACTGGTGCTGGTGGACTACCTACAGTTAATGCGTTCGAGGGCTGGTGCTGAGAGAAGAGAACAGGAGATTAGCGAAATAAGTAGGTCTCTAAAGGCAATGGCAAAGGAACTTCAAGTTCCAGTAGTTGCCCTCAGCCAGCTCAATAGAAATGTGGAGGCTAGGCCCAATAAAAGGCCGCAGATGTCGGATCTAAGGGAGTCTGGTGCAATTGAGCAGGATGCAGACCTGATTGCCTTTATTTACAGGGACGAGGTCTATAACAAGTCCGAAGACAATCCCAATAAGGGTATAGCTGAAATCATAGTGGCTAAGCAGAGAAATGGGCCAACTGGTACGGTTAAGCTCGCCTTCGTTTCAAAGTACTCCTCCTTTGAAAATCTC
- a CDS encoding sensor histidine kinase yields MKSGLDISEIKRRKRERFIIAISLLLVICLGFIEYRLIAGRSSLPPSGNLLIFAIINLNILLILLIIYLTIRNIVKLVFEDKARLFGAKLRTKLVTAFIFLSLIPTAVLFIVSMQFVNTSLRLWFDERIERSLEDAIFIGRTYYDEKENWLRDVAVVLSESLSFKCLNEASILDKKCIREWLEAPQNIWAGRSIEVARSLHIIEILDPKGNVIFSRRSLSLVDQLPELPQEQLKKILTSKQMDIFSTELETGELLEAIVPLGMGKGDEAQGALVVGYLMPQKVSHLLSAIKKGYEEYQALKLYKDPLRTTILITLFLITLLIIFVAVWFGFRLARHITEPVQALAEATYRIAQGDLDFSLEARGKDELNSLVRAFNTMTQELKEAKRRAEKASLELKRSYRELEQRQRYIEIILQNVATGVISIDRTGIVRTMNRSAELILGISADEIVGKPYSELLTPIQAQEFDQIRRDLISSSKGLVQRPMRIKVGDKDISLIVTFTVLRDQNGRSHGVVVVFDDLTELEKIQRMAAWREVARRIAHEVKNPLTPIQLNAQRLQRKYSDRFDSEEKAVFQRCLNTIVNQVEELKRLVNEFSSFARMPRLRPRATDLKALAEEVAFMYKESHPRCEFQVLVKDDDLPLIEADPDQLKRALINLVENAVYAMPDGGTVSITLSTSSTNSQAPDHQSASEQDEVVIEVSDTGLGIPKEDRSRLFEPYFSKRKGGTGLGLAIVNSIVTDHGGKITVEENVPSGTRFIIRLPRKAPSNGKNSTSSR; encoded by the coding sequence ATGAAATCAGGTTTAGATATTAGTGAAATAAAAAGAAGGAAGAGGGAACGCTTCATCATAGCCATCTCTCTACTTCTTGTAATATGCCTGGGATTTATTGAATACCGGCTTATTGCAGGGAGATCATCGCTCCCACCTTCAGGTAATCTGCTTATCTTTGCCATCATTAATCTAAATATTCTCCTTATCCTTCTAATCATATATCTTACGATCAGAAATATCGTTAAGCTTGTATTTGAAGATAAGGCTCGTCTTTTTGGCGCAAAGCTCAGGACCAAGCTCGTTACTGCTTTCATCTTTCTTTCTCTCATCCCCACAGCTGTCCTCTTTATCGTCTCGATGCAATTTGTGAATACAAGCCTCAGGCTTTGGTTTGATGAGAGGATAGAGCGATCTTTAGAAGACGCCATTTTTATTGGCAGGACCTATTACGATGAAAAAGAGAACTGGTTAAGGGATGTTGCGGTAGTCCTATCAGAAAGTCTTAGTTTTAAATGCCTTAATGAAGCTTCAATACTCGATAAAAAGTGCATAAGAGAATGGCTTGAGGCCCCACAAAATATTTGGGCGGGCAGGAGCATTGAGGTAGCAAGGTCTTTACATATCATTGAAATCCTGGATCCAAAGGGCAATGTAATCTTTTCCAGGAGATCTCTTAGTCTCGTGGATCAGCTTCCAGAGTTGCCTCAAGAACAACTCAAAAAGATCCTCACCTCCAAGCAAATGGACATCTTCAGCACTGAGCTCGAGACAGGAGAACTCCTTGAGGCCATTGTCCCTTTAGGCATGGGAAAGGGCGATGAGGCCCAGGGCGCGCTGGTAGTAGGATATCTCATGCCTCAAAAGGTCTCGCACCTCCTTTCGGCTATAAAAAAGGGATACGAAGAATATCAAGCCCTTAAATTGTATAAAGATCCACTCAGAACTACTATATTAATCACACTTTTTTTGATTACGCTTCTTATCATTTTCGTGGCAGTATGGTTTGGATTTCGTCTTGCCAGGCATATTACAGAGCCTGTTCAGGCACTTGCAGAGGCAACTTATAGAATTGCCCAAGGAGATTTGGATTTCTCTCTAGAAGCACGGGGAAAGGATGAATTAAACTCTCTTGTAAGGGCATTCAATACCATGACCCAGGAACTCAAGGAGGCTAAAAGAAGGGCAGAAAAGGCCTCATTAGAGTTAAAACGCAGTTATAGAGAGCTTGAACAACGCCAGCGCTATATTGAAATAATTCTCCAAAATGTTGCAACAGGTGTAATTTCTATTGATAGGACCGGAATTGTCAGGACAATGAATAGATCAGCCGAGTTAATCCTTGGCATAAGTGCAGATGAAATCGTTGGTAAACCCTACTCGGAACTCCTTACCCCTATTCAGGCCCAAGAATTTGACCAGATCAGACGAGACCTCATCTCTTCGTCTAAAGGATTGGTTCAGCGACCAATGAGAATCAAGGTAGGAGACAAAGACATCTCCCTCATTGTTACCTTTACAGTCTTAAGGGATCAAAATGGTCGCTCCCACGGAGTGGTGGTGGTCTTTGATGACCTCACTGAGCTTGAAAAGATACAACGTATGGCTGCCTGGAGAGAGGTGGCTAGGCGCATAGCTCATGAGGTAAAAAATCCGCTTACCCCTATACAACTCAATGCACAGAGACTACAAAGAAAATACTCAGACCGATTCGATAGTGAAGAAAAGGCAGTATTCCAACGGTGTTTAAATACGATCGTCAATCAGGTAGAAGAATTAAAACGTCTGGTAAACGAATTTTCCAGTTTTGCAAGGATGCCCAGACTCAGACCCAGAGCAACTGATCTGAAGGCACTGGCAGAAGAAGTGGCTTTTATGTACAAGGAGTCACACCCCAGATGCGAATTTCAAGTCCTTGTGAAGGATGATGACCTCCCCTTAATAGAGGCTGACCCTGACCAGCTTAAAAGGGCATTGATAAATCTGGTTGAAAATGCAGTTTATGCAATGCCAGATGGCGGGACAGTTTCCATTACACTCAGTACGTCCTCTACTAACTCCCAAGCCCCTGACCATCAATCCGCATCTGAGCAGGATGAAGTGGTGATAGAAGTATCTGACACTGGACTAGGCATACCCAAGGAGGACAGATCCCGACTATTTGAACCATATTTCTCCAAAAGAAAAGGGGGAACAGGCCTAGGCCTTGCAATTGTAAACTCCATTGTCACTGATCATGGTGGCAAAATCACAGTTGAAGAAAACGTCCCTTCAGGGACAAGATTTATTATAAGACTCCCTAGAAAGGCGCCTTCAAATGGAAAAAACAGTACTAGTAGTAGATGA